Genomic segment of Pyrobaculum sp. 3827-6:
CGCTTATGGGCCCCTCGGGTAGCGGCAAGTCGACGATACTGCGGGTGCTCAACAGACTCATCGAGCTCATCCCGGAGGCTGTGGTGAAGGGCGACGTGTATTTAGATGGGCGGAGCATATTCTCCATGGACGTGGTGGAGCTTAGGAAGAGGGTTCAGATGATTTTCCAGATACCAAACCCAATACCCAACCTCTCCATATTTGAAAACGTGGCTCTGGGCCTCAAGCTGAACAAACTGGTTCGCAACAGAAGTGAGCTGTACAGCCGGGTCAAGACTGCCCTGGAGAGGGCCCAGCTGTGGGAGGAGGTAAAGGACAGGCTCAGCTCTCCCGCCGGTAAGCTGTCGGGGGGTCAGCAACAGAGGCTCTGCGTCGCCCGCGCCCTGGCCTTCGAGCCTGAGGTTCTGCTAGCCGACGAGCCCACGGCTAATCTCGACCCCGAAAACACGGCCAGGCTTGAGGAGCTGTTTCTCGACTTGAAGAAGGACGTGACCATTATCCTCGTGACGCACTTCCCGGGGCAGGCGGCTAGGATAAGCGACTACGTGGCGTTTCTCTACAAGGGACGCATCGTGGAGACGGGACCCACGAAGGAGGTTTTTACAAACCCCAAGCATGAATTAACAGAAAAATACGTCACAGGAAAACTAT
This window contains:
- a CDS encoding ATP-binding cassette domain-containing protein, whose product is MSKIEIRDLWLSFGKVAVLQGVNLSVAERKITALMGPSGSGKSTILRVLNRLIELIPEAVVKGDVYLDGRSIFSMDVVELRKRVQMIFQIPNPIPNLSIFENVALGLKLNKLVRNRSELYSRVKTALERAQLWEEVKDRLSSPAGKLSGGQQQRLCVARALAFEPEVLLADEPTANLDPENTARLEELFLDLKKDVTIILVTHFPGQAARISDYVAFLYKGRIVETGPTKEVFTNPKHELTEKYVTGKLY